Proteins encoded together in one Cellulomonas gilvus ATCC 13127 window:
- a CDS encoding adenylate kinase — MSARLVLLGPPGAGKGTQAARLAERLGVPAISTGDIFRANIKGGTELGRKAQEYSSRGALVPDEITNAMVRDRLAEPDTAEGFLLDGYPRNVAQVDELATILADAGLTLDLAVEITADPEVVAARLLKRAEIEGREDDTADVIRHRLDVYAEQTAPISDVYAAQGLLVRVDGIGEVDEVTARLLSAIGTAAR; from the coding sequence ATGAGCGCGCGTCTGGTGCTGCTCGGCCCTCCCGGGGCCGGCAAGGGGACGCAGGCGGCCCGCCTGGCGGAGCGGCTCGGCGTCCCGGCGATCTCGACCGGTGACATCTTCCGGGCCAACATCAAGGGTGGTACCGAGCTGGGCCGCAAGGCGCAGGAGTACTCCTCGCGCGGGGCCCTGGTGCCCGACGAGATCACGAACGCCATGGTGCGTGACCGGCTCGCGGAGCCCGACACGGCCGAGGGCTTCCTGCTCGACGGCTACCCGCGCAACGTGGCCCAGGTCGACGAGCTCGCGACGATCCTGGCGGACGCGGGCCTGACCCTCGACCTCGCGGTCGAGATCACGGCGGACCCCGAGGTCGTCGCCGCGCGGCTGCTCAAGCGCGCCGAGATCGAGGGCCGCGAGGACGACACCGCGGACGTCATCCGGCACCGGCTCGACGTGTACGCCGAGCAGACGGCGCCGATCTCCGACGTGTACGCCGCGCAGGGCCTCCTGGTCCGCGTCGACGGCATCGGCGAGGTCGACGAGGTCACGGCGCGCCTGCTGTCCGCGATCGGCACCGCGGCGCGCTGA
- the map gene encoding type I methionyl aminopeptidase, with translation MFGRERVELKTPEQVLVMRRAGLVVADALAAARTAAVPGATTGDVDAAAAAVIAAAGAQPSFLGYHGYPATVCVSVNDEVVHGIPGDRVLADGDVVSIDCGAVVDGWHGDSALSFVLGEGDPLDRALVATTEDAMWAGIAALAGADRLGVVGDAVEDVVDAAHARGADGGVRFGVVEDYVGHGIGSQMHQPPDVLNYRTRDRGARLRPGMCVAVEPMVVRGDQRTRVLADDWTVVTQDGSRAAHWEHTVAVHDAGIWVLTARDGGAEALARHGVTVAPLG, from the coding sequence GTGTTCGGTCGCGAGCGGGTCGAGCTCAAGACGCCGGAGCAGGTGCTGGTCATGCGCCGCGCCGGCCTGGTCGTCGCGGACGCGCTGGCCGCCGCCCGCACCGCTGCGGTCCCGGGTGCCACGACCGGCGACGTGGACGCCGCCGCGGCCGCGGTCATCGCGGCAGCCGGTGCGCAGCCCTCGTTCCTCGGGTACCACGGGTACCCCGCGACCGTGTGCGTCTCGGTGAACGACGAGGTGGTGCACGGCATCCCGGGGGACCGGGTGCTCGCCGACGGCGACGTCGTCTCGATCGACTGCGGTGCGGTGGTCGACGGCTGGCACGGGGACAGCGCGCTGTCGTTCGTGCTGGGGGAGGGCGACCCGCTCGACCGTGCGCTCGTCGCGACCACCGAGGACGCCATGTGGGCGGGCATCGCGGCCCTGGCGGGCGCGGACCGGCTGGGCGTGGTGGGCGACGCGGTCGAGGACGTGGTCGACGCCGCCCACGCGCGGGGTGCCGACGGCGGCGTGCGCTTCGGCGTGGTCGAGGACTACGTGGGGCACGGCATCGGGTCGCAGATGCACCAGCCGCCCGACGTCCTGAACTACCGCACGCGCGACCGCGGTGCGCGGCTACGCCCCGGGATGTGCGTGGCGGTCGAGCCGATGGTCGTGCGTGGCGACCAGCGCACGCGCGTGCTCGCCGACGACTGGACCGTGGTGACGCAGGACGGCTCACGTGCTGCGCACTGGGAGCACACCGTGGCCGTGCACGACGCAGGGATCTGGGTGCTGACCGCGCGCGACGGCGGCGCGGAGGCGCTCGCCCGGCACGGCGTGACCGTCGCGCCGCTCGGCTGA
- the infA gene encoding translation initiation factor IF-1, with amino-acid sequence MAKKDGVIEIEGSVVEALPNAMFRVELTNGHKVLAHISGKMRQHYIRILPEDRVVVELSPYDLSRGRIVYRYK; translated from the coding sequence ATGGCGAAGAAGGACGGCGTCATCGAGATCGAGGGCAGCGTTGTCGAAGCGCTGCCCAACGCGATGTTCCGTGTGGAGCTCACGAACGGCCACAAGGTGCTCGCCCACATCTCGGGCAAGATGCGACAGCACTACATCCGGATCCTCCCCGAGGACCGCGTGGTGGTCGAGCTGAGCCCGTACGACCTGTCCCGCGGTCGCATCGTCTACCGCTACAAGTAA
- the rpmJ gene encoding 50S ribosomal protein L36: MKVKPSVKKICDKCKVIRRHGRVQVICENLRHKQRQG, encoded by the coding sequence ATGAAGGTCAAGCCCAGCGTCAAGAAGATCTGCGACAAGTGCAAGGTGATCCGCCGGCACGGTCGTGTCCAGGTCATCTGCGAGAACCTGCGCCACAAGCAGCGCCAGGGCTGA
- the rpsM gene encoding 30S ribosomal protein S13 — MARLIGVDLPREKRLEIALTYIYGVGRTRALQTLAATGISGDLRVKDLGDAELVALRDHLEGNYKLEGDLRREVAADIRRKVEIGCYEGLRHRRGLPVRGQRTKTNARTRKGPKRTVAGKKKAGRK, encoded by the coding sequence ATGGCACGTCTCATCGGCGTCGACCTCCCCCGCGAGAAGCGGCTCGAGATCGCGCTCACCTACATCTACGGGGTCGGCCGCACGCGCGCCCTCCAGACCCTCGCGGCCACCGGCATCTCCGGTGACCTGCGCGTCAAGGACCTCGGCGACGCCGAGCTGGTCGCGCTGCGCGACCACCTCGAGGGCAACTACAAGCTCGAGGGTGACCTGCGACGCGAGGTCGCCGCGGACATCCGCCGCAAGGTCGAGATCGGCTGCTACGAGGGCCTGCGTCACCGCCGTGGCCTTCCCGTGCGCGGCCAGCGCACGAAGACCAACGCGCGTACCCGCAAGGGCCCGAAGCGCACCGTCGCCGGCAAGAAGAAGGCCGGGCGCAAGTAA
- the rpsK gene encoding 30S ribosomal protein S11, with product MPPKTRSAVRKPRRKEKKNVSHGQAHIKSTFNNTIISITDPSGAVISSASSGQVGFKGSRKSTPFAAQLAAEAAARRAQEHGMRKVDVFVKGPGSGRETAIRSLQAAGLEVGSIQDVTPQAHNGCRPPKRRRV from the coding sequence ATGCCTCCCAAGACCCGTTCCGCCGTGCGCAAGCCGCGCCGCAAGGAGAAGAAGAACGTCTCCCACGGCCAGGCGCACATCAAGAGCACGTTCAACAACACGATCATCTCGATCACCGACCCCTCGGGCGCCGTGATCTCCTCGGCCTCGTCCGGCCAGGTCGGCTTCAAGGGCTCGCGCAAGTCGACGCCGTTCGCCGCGCAGCTCGCGGCCGAGGCCGCTGCGCGCCGCGCCCAGGAGCACGGCATGCGCAAGGTCGACGTCTTCGTCAAGGGCCCCGGCTCGGGCCGTGAGACCGCGATCCGCTCGCTGCAGGCCGCCGGCCTCGAGGTGGGCTCGATCCAGGACGTGACGCCCCAGGCGCACAACGGCTGCCGTCCGCCGAAGCGCCGCCGCGTCTGA
- a CDS encoding DNA-directed RNA polymerase subunit alpha produces the protein MLIAQRPTLTEEVISENRSRFSIEPLEPGFGYTLGNSLRRTLLSSIPGAAVTSIRIDGVLHEFSTVPGVKEDVTEIILNIKNLVVSSENDEPVVMYLRKQGPGLVSAADIVPPAGVEVHNPDLHLATLNDKGKLEIELTVERGRGYVSANQNKAYDAEIGRIPVDSIYSPVLKVTYKVEATRVEQRTDFDKLIVDVETKAAISPRDALASAGKTLVELFGLARELNVEAEGIEIGPSPTDAALAADLALPIEDLQLTIRSYNCLKREGIHTVGELVARSEADLLDIRNFGAKSITEVKEKLAELGLNLKDSPLDFDPTQSAYYGDDEGDFVEDEQY, from the coding sequence GTGCTGATCGCACAGCGCCCCACCCTGACCGAAGAGGTCATCTCGGAGAACCGCTCGCGGTTCTCCATCGAGCCGCTCGAGCCGGGCTTCGGCTACACGCTCGGCAACTCGCTCCGCCGGACGCTGCTGTCCTCCATCCCCGGTGCCGCCGTCACGTCCATCCGGATCGACGGCGTCCTGCACGAGTTCTCGACCGTGCCGGGGGTCAAGGAGGACGTCACCGAGATCATCCTCAACATCAAGAACCTCGTGGTCTCCTCGGAGAACGACGAGCCCGTCGTGATGTACCTGCGCAAGCAGGGCCCGGGTCTGGTCTCCGCCGCGGACATCGTGCCGCCGGCGGGTGTCGAGGTGCACAACCCCGACCTGCACCTGGCGACGCTCAACGACAAGGGCAAGCTCGAGATCGAGCTGACCGTCGAGCGCGGGCGCGGCTACGTGTCGGCCAACCAGAACAAGGCGTACGACGCCGAGATCGGCCGGATCCCGGTCGACTCGATCTACTCGCCCGTCCTCAAGGTGACCTACAAGGTCGAGGCGACGCGAGTCGAGCAGCGCACGGACTTCGACAAGCTCATCGTCGACGTCGAGACCAAGGCGGCGATCAGCCCGCGCGACGCGCTCGCGTCGGCCGGCAAGACGCTCGTCGAGCTGTTCGGCCTGGCGCGCGAGCTCAACGTCGAGGCCGAGGGCATCGAGATCGGCCCGTCGCCGACGGACGCGGCGCTCGCCGCGGACCTGGCGCTGCCGATCGAGGACCTGCAGCTGACGATCCGCTCGTACAACTGCCTCAAGCGCGAGGGCATCCACACGGTCGGGGAGCTCGTCGCCCGGTCCGAGGCGGACCTCCTGGACATCCGCAACTTCGGTGCGAAGTCGATCACCGAGGTCAAGGAGAAGCTCGCCGAGCTGGGCCTGAACCTCAAGGACAGCCCGCTCGACTTCGACCCGACCCAGTCGGCGTACTACGGCGACGACGAGGGCGACTTCGTCGAGGACGAGCAGTACTGA
- the rplQ gene encoding 50S ribosomal protein L17, whose translation MPTPTKGPRLGGGPAHERLILANLATQLFEHGRITTTETKAKRLRPLAERLITFAKRGDLHARRRVMTVVKDKGVVHVLFTEIAPAMAERNGGYTRITKIGPRKGDNAPLAVIELVTEPVSPKQAVVKEATKAAEKAAKPKAEKVEDVKAEDTTVEDAPVEDAPVADADEKATDEKA comes from the coding sequence ATGCCTACGCCCACCAAGGGTCCCCGGCTCGGTGGCGGTCCGGCGCACGAGCGGCTCATCCTCGCGAACCTCGCGACGCAGCTGTTCGAGCACGGCCGCATCACGACGACGGAGACGAAGGCCAAGCGCCTGCGCCCCCTCGCCGAGCGCCTCATCACGTTCGCCAAGCGTGGCGACCTGCACGCCCGCCGTCGGGTGATGACGGTCGTCAAGGACAAGGGCGTCGTGCACGTGCTGTTCACCGAGATCGCCCCGGCCATGGCCGAGCGCAACGGTGGCTACACGCGCATCACGAAGATCGGCCCGCGCAAGGGTGACAACGCGCCCCTGGCGGTCATCGAGCTCGTGACCGAGCCCGTCTCGCCCAAGCAGGCCGTCGTCAAGGAGGCCACGAAGGCCGCCGAGAAGGCCGCCAAGCCGAAGGCCGAGAAGGTCGAGGACGTCAAGGCCGAGGACACCACGGTCGAAGACGCCCCCGTCGAGGACGCGCCCGTCGCGGACGCCGACGAGAAGGCGACCGACGAGAAGGCCTGA
- a CDS encoding putative Ig domain-containing protein — MRISLPVRRLAAALATTALTLTTVVAGLAAPASAAEVGFSVDDFAGSSMGTRELVPGNYSCSPSDGNTLTMGSGTMKVDVRVPDPIGCTYGSAQIRWTSPTSVNLEQGGADRILLRYRDVLPNQPSAVTFGLEAVDVNGRVASVGGLTRNGGAAADWLTIRYQPEYVGDVAYLHFPAGFDRAHVRTVTLLVAATAAHQDVSVTFEGVGSNVGEPAYQAPVIGGPDAYAFPASTTSTRTFTVTGNPAPDVTVTSGKPAWLGVSTAKSGSTTTVTLTGDPGATYADVTMRVHADVANSLTADRDVRVVVPSPVTVGYAADPVRTRVGQAGPLVLGTASAVPGARVLGPTTGLPPGTSLTMSGTDLRLSGTPTTGGLYTVSSTVGHDWSTAPFTTTVEVGAEPSLSTVDDLVLVRGEPITPFTLTATGYPAPTTASVTLPAGLSIDGDLRVTGTPTEAGTTTASVAVTNAYGTATETFAVTVGERPAVLAPGTAWLVAGDHTTLPLTTSGTAPVVTATGLPDGMTVVQTGGVWTVTGTPARPSSLAAASGHAQLVATNAFGASAPTTWAWHVEAAPLATGPASVATTVGTALPATSVTVTGYPTPVLDVTAPDGGPVTLPAGLSLDLGTPGVVRVVGTPTEPGTARVRIVATNGVGTGVDRTLTVAALQGPAFGDPSPTLAVRAGTQEDLALTWTGHETPTLTLDSTLPAWLSFDATSGTFHAAPPAGLSGSFGPYAVTATNATGSATAQVRVDVTTPAALSAFITTVAVQPGVWLGGLDVAFLGGFPAPELTATGLPAGLTVTAAGGVVRLAGTTNAPGGAYDATITADNGVGAASTASLRVVVRTPAVLTAPSTVTVPVGVPTTLPVTLGGYPEPALSTGTLPPGLALSGGTVTGTPTVPGAYDVTLSASNGVGTDPAPVQVTVVVTAAPAFASEPSTTTARLGDALDVAAFAVAGHPVPDASATGLPPGLGLEQTGTSVRLTGTPTRSGVFDAELTLTSTVGTAERTWRIVVHEPAQVDAPATATADVDTAMAPVPLEVAGYPVPSLEATGLPDGVALVQDVDGARLTGTPTRDGRFTVAVVADNGVGAPATATVELDVRSVPTLGADVVATFPAGETSTVTLQPRGYPAPVLTTSSLPAWLTFDAASATLTGSPTAAAQGPVPDVVVTATNPRGEASTTVRITVTAGPGATTTDGTTTVRSGRAVDVVLTQVTGHPRPTVTADGLPAGLEVAVRGDDLRLTGRTTAAGTHTVRLAIHNGAGPDLAVPWTVVVEAPARVATAGTVRVDLGEPVDVPVVADGYPAPTVSAVGLPAGVTWLPGPGGGRLVGTPVASGTSHVVLTAHNGIGQDAVATTTLVVREPAVVDLPVTVSASTVRVGGTVTVRAAGLQAGERAEVWLHSDPVLLSRATADEDGAVVVSARIPQGTPAGVHTLVVESASGATGRVTLRVAASPDPTPTTAPSDDPSDDPSQAPSDDDLATTGSDVVPLALVGAVALVAGAVLLLIRRRTS; from the coding sequence ATGCGCATCAGCCTGCCCGTCCGCCGCCTCGCCGCCGCCCTGGCGACCACGGCGCTCACCCTGACCACCGTCGTCGCCGGACTCGCGGCGCCCGCGAGCGCGGCCGAGGTCGGCTTCAGCGTCGACGACTTCGCCGGGAGCTCCATGGGCACCCGCGAGCTCGTCCCCGGGAACTACTCGTGCAGCCCGTCGGACGGCAACACGCTGACCATGGGCAGCGGCACGATGAAGGTCGACGTGCGCGTGCCCGACCCGATCGGCTGCACGTACGGCTCGGCCCAGATCCGGTGGACGTCACCGACGAGCGTGAACCTGGAGCAGGGCGGCGCCGACCGCATCCTGCTGCGCTACCGCGACGTGCTGCCGAACCAGCCCTCGGCGGTGACGTTCGGGCTCGAGGCGGTCGACGTCAACGGGCGCGTGGCGTCGGTCGGCGGTCTGACCCGCAACGGCGGCGCCGCGGCCGACTGGCTGACGATCCGGTACCAGCCCGAGTACGTCGGGGACGTGGCGTATCTGCACTTCCCGGCGGGTTTCGACCGGGCGCACGTGCGCACCGTCACGCTCCTGGTCGCGGCGACCGCCGCGCACCAGGACGTCTCGGTGACGTTCGAGGGTGTCGGGTCCAACGTGGGCGAGCCCGCGTACCAGGCGCCGGTCATCGGCGGTCCGGACGCGTACGCGTTCCCCGCCTCGACGACCAGCACGCGCACGTTCACGGTCACGGGCAACCCGGCCCCCGACGTCACCGTGACGTCCGGCAAGCCGGCGTGGCTGGGCGTCTCCACGGCCAAGTCGGGCAGCACGACGACCGTGACGCTCACGGGCGATCCCGGCGCCACGTACGCCGACGTCACGATGCGCGTGCACGCCGACGTCGCCAACAGCCTGACCGCCGACCGTGACGTACGCGTGGTCGTGCCCTCCCCCGTCACGGTCGGGTACGCCGCCGACCCCGTGCGCACGCGTGTGGGCCAGGCCGGCCCGCTCGTGCTCGGCACCGCCTCCGCGGTCCCAGGCGCTCGTGTCCTGGGCCCGACCACCGGTCTGCCGCCCGGCACGTCGCTGACGATGTCGGGCACCGACCTGAGGCTCAGCGGCACACCGACGACGGGCGGCCTGTACACCGTCTCGAGCACGGTCGGCCACGACTGGTCCACGGCACCGTTCACGACGACGGTCGAGGTGGGTGCCGAACCGAGCCTCAGCACGGTCGACGACCTGGTGCTGGTGCGCGGCGAGCCGATCACGCCGTTCACGCTCACCGCGACCGGCTACCCGGCCCCGACCACCGCATCCGTCACGCTGCCCGCGGGCCTGTCGATCGACGGCGACCTGCGCGTGACCGGCACGCCGACCGAGGCGGGCACGACGACGGCGTCCGTCGCCGTCACCAACGCGTACGGGACGGCCACCGAGACGTTCGCCGTCACGGTGGGCGAGCGCCCGGCCGTGCTCGCGCCCGGCACCGCCTGGCTCGTTGCGGGCGACCACACGACCCTCCCGCTCACCACGTCCGGCACGGCCCCCGTGGTCACCGCGACGGGCCTGCCGGACGGGATGACGGTGGTCCAGACGGGCGGCGTGTGGACCGTGACCGGCACCCCCGCACGCCCGTCCTCCCTCGCCGCGGCGTCGGGGCACGCCCAGCTCGTCGCGACGAACGCGTTCGGCGCGTCAGCACCGACCACGTGGGCGTGGCACGTCGAGGCGGCCCCGCTCGCCACCGGGCCCGCCTCGGTCGCGACGACGGTCGGCACGGCGCTGCCCGCCACGTCCGTCACCGTGACCGGCTACCCCACCCCGGTCCTGGACGTCACCGCACCCGACGGCGGCCCTGTGACACTGCCGGCCGGGCTGTCGCTCGACCTCGGCACGCCCGGCGTCGTGCGCGTCGTCGGGACGCCGACCGAGCCGGGCACGGCACGTGTCCGCATCGTCGCGACGAACGGCGTGGGCACGGGCGTGGACCGCACGCTCACCGTCGCGGCCCTGCAGGGCCCCGCGTTCGGCGACCCGTCGCCCACGCTCGCCGTACGGGCGGGGACGCAGGAGGACCTGGCGCTCACGTGGACCGGGCACGAGACGCCCACGCTCACGCTCGACTCGACGCTCCCGGCGTGGCTGTCGTTCGACGCGACCTCCGGCACCTTCCACGCCGCTCCGCCCGCGGGCCTGTCCGGTTCGTTCGGCCCGTACGCCGTCACGGCGACGAACGCGACGGGCAGCGCCACCGCGCAGGTGCGCGTGGACGTCACGACGCCCGCGGCCCTCTCGGCGTTCATCACCACCGTCGCCGTGCAGCCCGGCGTGTGGCTCGGCGGCCTCGACGTCGCGTTCCTGGGCGGGTTCCCCGCACCGGAGCTCACGGCCACGGGCCTGCCCGCGGGGCTCACCGTCACCGCAGCGGGCGGCGTCGTCCGGCTGGCGGGCACGACGAACGCGCCCGGCGGTGCGTACGACGCGACCATCACCGCCGACAACGGGGTGGGTGCGGCGTCGACCGCGTCGCTGCGCGTCGTGGTCCGCACGCCCGCCGTGCTCACGGCACCGAGCACCGTCACGGTGCCCGTCGGCGTGCCCACGACCCTGCCCGTCACGCTCGGCGGCTACCCGGAGCCGGCGCTGTCCACCGGCACGCTGCCGCCGGGCCTGGCCCTGAGCGGTGGGACGGTCACGGGCACGCCGACCGTCCCCGGCGCGTACGACGTGACCCTGAGCGCGAGCAACGGCGTGGGTACCGACCCGGCCCCTGTCCAGGTCACGGTCGTCGTGACGGCCGCGCCCGCGTTCGCCTCCGAGCCGTCGACGACCACGGCACGGCTCGGCGACGCGCTCGACGTCGCCGCGTTCGCGGTGGCCGGTCACCCCGTCCCGGACGCGAGCGCGACCGGGCTCCCGCCGGGCCTGGGCCTCGAGCAGACCGGCACGTCCGTCCGGCTGACCGGCACGCCGACGAGGTCGGGCGTGTTCGACGCCGAGCTCACGCTGACCAGCACGGTCGGCACCGCGGAACGCACCTGGCGCATCGTCGTCCACGAGCCCGCGCAGGTCGACGCGCCCGCGACCGCGACGGCCGACGTCGACACCGCGATGGCACCCGTCCCGCTCGAGGTCGCGGGCTACCCGGTGCCGTCGCTCGAGGCCACCGGGCTGCCCGATGGCGTCGCGCTGGTCCAGGACGTCGACGGCGCACGCCTGACCGGGACGCCCACGCGCGACGGCCGGTTCACCGTGGCCGTCGTCGCGGACAACGGCGTGGGCGCGCCCGCGACCGCGACCGTCGAGCTCGACGTCCGGTCGGTGCCCACGCTGGGCGCTGACGTCGTCGCCACGTTCCCGGCGGGCGAGACCTCGACGGTGACGCTGCAGCCGCGCGGCTACCCCGCTCCCGTGCTCACCACGTCGTCGCTGCCCGCATGGCTCACGTTCGACGCCGCGTCGGCCACGCTCACCGGCTCGCCCACGGCCGCGGCCCAGGGCCCCGTGCCCGACGTCGTCGTCACCGCGACGAACCCCCGCGGCGAGGCCTCCACCACGGTCCGGATCACGGTCACCGCGGGCCCCGGTGCGACCACCACGGACGGCACGACGACGGTCCGGTCCGGCCGCGCGGTCGACGTCGTCCTCACCCAGGTCACCGGGCACCCGCGGCCCACCGTGACGGCGGACGGCCTGCCCGCGGGGCTCGAGGTGGCCGTGCGCGGCGACGACCTCCGTCTGACCGGACGCACCACGGCAGCCGGCACGCATACGGTCCGGCTCGCGATCCACAACGGCGCGGGCCCCGATCTGGCGGTGCCGTGGACGGTCGTCGTCGAGGCGCCCGCGCGGGTCGCGACCGCCGGCACGGTCCGGGTCGACCTGGGCGAGCCGGTCGACGTGCCGGTCGTCGCGGACGGCTATCCGGCGCCGACGGTCTCGGCCGTCGGACTGCCGGCGGGCGTGACCTGGCTGCCCGGTCCGGGCGGGGGACGCCTGGTGGGCACGCCCGTGGCGTCCGGCACCAGCCACGTCGTGCTCACCGCGCACAACGGCATCGGGCAGGACGCCGTCGCGACCACCACCCTCGTCGTCCGGGAGCCGGCGGTCGTCGATCTTCCCGTCACCGTGTCTGCGTCCACCGTGCGGGTGGGCGGCACCGTGACGGTCCGGGCCGCCGGCCTGCAGGCGGGCGAACGGGCCGAGGTGTGGCTGCACTCGGATCCCGTGCTCCTGAGCCGCGCGACGGCGGACGAGGACGGTGCGGTCGTGGTCTCCGCGCGGATCCCGCAGGGCACCCCGGCGGGCGTGCACACGCTCGTCGTGGAGTCGGCCTCGGGTGCCACGGGCCGGGTCACGCTCCGTGTCGCGGCGTCCCCCGACCCCACGCCGACGACCGCACCGTCCGACGACCCGTCGGACGACCCGTCGCAGGCGCCCTCGGACGACGACCTGGCGACCACGGGCTCGGACGTCGTGCCCCTGGCGCTCGTGGGCGCCGTCGCGCTCGTCGCCGGAGCGGTGCTGCTGCTGATCCGCCGCCGCACGTCCTGA
- a CDS encoding alpha/beta fold hydrolase: MGVVLVHGVRTSRTMWRPQVEALARAGVPAIAVDLPGHGTRAGERFTLDGAAATVAEAAADLDGPVLVAGLSLGGYVAIAHAARHPAQVGGLLAAGCCTVPRRVLVAGWSTLARGIGRLPDRGAWLNDAFARAALGAAAAADLGAGGFSLDVMADVLREVGSLDPLAELARVTAPVWLVNGTFDHFRADERRFLAACHDGRLVLVPRATHLVSVVAPVAFSRVLLQAADAVAHPAAARRG, translated from the coding sequence ATGGGGGTCGTCCTGGTGCACGGCGTACGCACGTCCCGGACCATGTGGCGCCCGCAGGTCGAGGCGCTCGCGCGTGCTGGTGTCCCGGCGATCGCGGTCGACCTGCCGGGTCACGGCACGCGCGCGGGTGAGCGGTTCACGCTCGACGGCGCGGCCGCGACCGTCGCCGAGGCCGCGGCGGACCTCGACGGGCCCGTGCTGGTCGCGGGGCTGTCGCTGGGCGGCTACGTCGCGATCGCGCACGCCGCACGTCATCCCGCGCAGGTGGGTGGACTGCTGGCGGCCGGTTGCTGCACCGTGCCGCGACGCGTGCTGGTCGCGGGGTGGTCCACGCTCGCGCGCGGCATCGGGCGCCTCCCGGACCGCGGCGCGTGGCTCAACGACGCGTTCGCGCGCGCGGCGCTCGGGGCCGCCGCGGCCGCGGACCTCGGCGCCGGGGGCTTCTCGCTCGACGTGATGGCCGACGTGCTGCGCGAGGTCGGGTCGCTCGACCCGCTCGCCGAGCTCGCGCGCGTCACCGCACCCGTGTGGCTCGTCAACGGCACGTTCGACCACTTCCGGGCCGACGAGCGGCGCTTCCTGGCCGCGTGCCACGACGGCCGCCTGGTGCTCGTGCCGCGCGCCACGCACCTGGTGAGCGTCGTCGCGCCCGTCGCGTTCTCGCGAGTCCTGCTGCAGGCGGCCGACGCGGTCGCCCACCCGGCCGCCGCGCGCCGCGGTTGA
- a CDS encoding ROK family protein, with amino-acid sequence MAGTDPWTLAVDCGGGGIKASVLDAAGTLHAPAVRVPTPYPLPPHRLVTTIAQIAAGLPAADRVTVGMPGMVRHGVVVATPHYVTRSGPRSAVDPALVEAWTDHDVRAAVEAALGLPTLVLNDAEVHGAGVVSGTGLELVLTLGTGLGSALFDGGRLAPHLELSHAPVRRGVTYDEYIGQPERRRLGNGLWSRRVQRVVEGFWPVFRWDRVYLGGGNARHVTPTVLERLGERVVVVPNQAGIVGGVRAWSLGAG; translated from the coding sequence GTGGCCGGCACCGACCCATGGACGCTCGCCGTCGACTGCGGTGGCGGAGGGATCAAGGCCTCCGTCCTGGACGCCGCGGGGACGCTGCACGCACCCGCGGTGCGCGTCCCGACGCCGTACCCGCTGCCGCCGCACCGCCTGGTCACGACGATCGCGCAGATCGCGGCCGGCCTGCCCGCCGCGGACCGCGTCACGGTCGGGATGCCGGGGATGGTCCGGCACGGCGTGGTCGTCGCGACGCCGCACTACGTGACCCGCAGCGGGCCGCGCAGCGCGGTCGACCCGGCGCTGGTCGAGGCATGGACCGACCACGACGTGCGCGCGGCGGTCGAGGCCGCGCTCGGGCTGCCGACCCTCGTGCTCAACGACGCCGAGGTGCACGGTGCGGGCGTGGTGTCCGGGACGGGGCTCGAGCTGGTGCTCACGCTCGGCACGGGCCTGGGCTCGGCGCTGTTCGACGGCGGCCGGCTCGCGCCGCACCTCGAGCTCTCGCACGCGCCCGTGCGCCGCGGGGTGACGTACGACGAGTACATCGGCCAGCCCGAACGGCGCCGGCTCGGCAACGGGCTGTGGTCGCGTCGCGTGCAGCGCGTGGTCGAGGGGTTCTGGCCCGTGTTCCGCTGGGACCGCGTGTACCTGGGCGGCGGCAACGCGCGGCACGTGACCCCCACGGTCCTCGAGCGGCTCGGCGAGCGCGTCGTCGTGGTCCCCAACCAGGCGGGCATCGTCGGCGGCGTGCGGGCCTGGTCGCTGGGCGCCGGGTGA